The following are encoded in a window of Neomicrococcus lactis genomic DNA:
- a CDS encoding TetR/AcrR family transcriptional regulator — protein sequence MSDTPVTKRGTAKLERRTELLRAAGELFGRSGFANVSLEDLGKEVGISGPAVYRHFPNKSAVLATLLIDVSVHLLEGGQKVSESGKPPTETLEDLVAFHADFAFSSPEVIRIQDREWRNLEPADLERVRDLQLRYISLWADQLEKLHPNETASDARFRARSVFGLLNSTPHTVGGTETKVSARKKLLSSLALAALTADA from the coding sequence ATGAGCGATACACCAGTCACCAAGCGCGGCACCGCCAAACTCGAGCGCCGCACCGAGCTCTTGCGCGCCGCCGGAGAACTTTTTGGGCGCTCTGGTTTCGCGAACGTGTCCCTTGAAGACCTCGGCAAAGAAGTGGGCATCAGCGGACCCGCTGTGTATCGTCATTTCCCCAACAAGTCCGCAGTGCTCGCCACCCTTTTGATTGACGTCAGCGTTCACTTGCTCGAAGGCGGCCAAAAAGTCAGCGAGTCCGGCAAGCCGCCCACAGAAACGCTTGAAGATCTTGTGGCCTTCCACGCGGACTTCGCGTTTTCCTCCCCCGAAGTTATCCGCATTCAGGACCGCGAATGGCGCAATCTTGAGCCAGCCGATCTAGAACGCGTGAGGGATCTGCAGTTGCGCTACATCTCTCTCTGGGCGGATCAGCTCGAAAAGCTCCACCCGAACGAGACCGCATCAGACGCCCGCTTTCGCGCCCGCTCCGTCTTTGGCCTGCTCAATTCCACGCCGCACACCGTCGGCGGAACCGAGACGAAAGTTAGCGCACGAAAGAAACTGCTCTCCTCGCTCGCTCTCGCAGCGCTAACCGCCGACGCTTGA
- a CDS encoding GNAT family N-acetyltransferase, whose product MKLREVQSSDLESFFEHQQDPEAMEMAAFTAKNPADRGVFNYHWSLMLKDPETFIRTIEVDGEVAGNIVAYPYEDAYEISFWTDKKYWEQGITTSAVDAFLAEFTKRPLRARVVTDNVGSKKILDRRGFVVIGENEDFANARAAVVKEYIMELR is encoded by the coding sequence GTGAAGCTTCGCGAAGTACAGTCCTCAGATCTTGAGAGCTTCTTTGAGCACCAGCAGGATCCCGAAGCCATGGAGATGGCTGCCTTTACCGCCAAAAACCCGGCGGACCGCGGCGTCTTCAACTACCACTGGAGCCTCATGCTGAAGGACCCAGAGACTTTCATCCGCACCATTGAAGTTGACGGCGAAGTGGCCGGCAACATCGTGGCGTACCCCTACGAAGACGCCTACGAAATCAGCTTCTGGACGGACAAGAAGTACTGGGAGCAAGGCATCACCACCTCCGCAGTAGACGCTTTCTTGGCAGAATTCACCAAGCGCCCACTACGCGCGCGTGTAGTCACAGACAACGTAGGTTCCAAGAAGATCCTGGACCGCCGCGGCTTTGTAGTCATCGGTGAAAACGAAGACTTCGCGAATGCCC